The DNA segment CCCAAGGACTCACCCTTGAGGGTCATGGTTAGGTATATGTATATACCCTACCTATGGAGTTGGGATTGTTTTATCTATgattaagatttaaaaaaatacttatttcccTTCCTGAACACTTTGCAAGAAGGTAGTCTGTTCTCGGGAAGGATGAACACCTTCCTCACAGAAATGTGGGACTTTACTGACCAAGGCCTGGGGAGAGGAAGAGTAAACTGCTCTTTCCTGTCCAGCCTGGTAATCTTTGTAGAGCTGCATCTGAATGTGATCACATCATCACAAATGAATTAATTGTTtcaacaaaaagtaaaaaattactttttagtTGGTGTATgtcaatgaaaattaatttacctCTTGCTGTGTTAGATAATAATTCATGTATATACCAATGCAGGTTATACCTGATACAGAAATATTGCCTTACATAAATATTGCACAAAAAATACCTAGATGCAGTTTCTTTGTGTTGCACATCTAGGACAACTGTGTTACTGGATTGTTAGGCTTAAGAAGGTGATTGTCAGTAACTTGTTACTGAATTAGTCAGTTCCTCCCTTTCAGTATATTTCTTAAGTCTAATGGGCAGTGTGGATTTCAAATAGGGATTGTGTTACGTGTATGTTGACGGGTGGATGCTACCCGAAGTCTTAAGTCTTGCAGTGCTGCCTGTCAGCAGTGGGTCTGCTAGATTACACAATGTTAGTAGTTGTGACTTTTACTGAGACAGGTGCTCAAACTAGAAAAATGTCTTAACTTTGAAAATACAATTAGAAGAATACCTATGACTAGCTAAgtgtctttgttttgtgtttttcaccCTTGAACGCTTTTTCTTACCTGTACCTGCTTTCAAAAAGGATGTGCTGTTTGCCagtgtttgaaatgtttttgtttttcctttgccacAGTCCACTCAAGAGGCTTTTAGGATAGAATATGATACCTTTGGTGAACTGAAGGTCCCAAGTGACAAATATTATGGTGCCCAGACTGTAAGATCTACAATGAACTTCAAGATTGGAGGTGTTTCAGAAAGGATGCCAGTAAGTAATTCAAATCTatgttgatttcttttctttaagttACATTTGGGTTGTGATAGTGAATACCTTCTTCTTAGACTTTTGCTGGGAATATGAGCaactttgaattttaattaaaattagaaattcCATGGCAAGATAACTGTTCTGtggtagaaatattttttgttgcatttaaataaattgaatGTTGCTTTTGAATAATTATGCTATTGCgttgcttaatttttttgataACCAGGATTAACAGAAATCTTTTctctaatttttctgaaaacaaactgaatgGAATGATTTGTTTGCTGTAGTGTTATATAGCTTGTTACTGAAGATGTTTAGTGTAGCATGAGTTGATATGAAGTTACTTTTTCATGTGTAATTTTTCCATACAGCATTAGTGTGCATGTGCTTTGTCATATACTGGACTTCCATGTGTTGAAACATCAGGTCAGTTTGCCCTTGAAAaggttattttagaaattaaatcagttctccttttctgttcattttaatgCATGTAATCTTTTTTGATATGCAAAGCATACCTGGACTTAAGCTGTGTACTGGTATCTGGACTGCTTGGATAAATGTTACTGTTAATAGAAGCATAGGTCATGTGACCTGATGGCTCTTTGGTTTGGTTGAGGACTACTGCTGGATTTAAGTCCAGAAGGAGTTTGGTTTAGAGCTAGACCTTCACTATAAGTTCCTGAAATGtccttttggggaaaaaaaaaacatgtttaaactTACTCTTGTGTCTCAGGTTCAAGTTATAAGGGCTTTTGGCATCCTGAAGAGAGCCGCTGCTGAAGTAAATCAAGATTACGGTCTTGACCCAAAGATTGCTAATGCTATTATAAAGGCGGCAAATGAGGTAGGAACAAACTGTTCACAATACTAGATCTGTCATTGTATTTTTGTTAAGCTTTTCACGGAAGATTTGAAGGCTAGGGGAAGACCTCTTGGATTTCTCAAATTGTTAGAGGAAGGCATTTAGTGTTAGTAAATTTTGTGTTTCATGTTGAGGTATCATTTACTTAAtgttttactattttaattCTGACATTTATAGAAATGGAAATGACTGATTAAATGCTTTTTGATACTTACGGTATAAAGATAATTTCCCCCATCTATTACGACTGCTCATTACTTGCACAGTGTTGACTCTTATCAGACgaacagtataaaaaaaaaaaacaggagaggAATAGAATCTAGTTTCATTCCGCTAACGTGGTCTGACATGCCaaggaaagcttttttgtttttgttaagcAATTGGATCTTAGAAATGTGAGAACCACCTGCAGTCTCAATAGTGTCTCTGTTACTAGTCTATTCCTTCTTCAGACTTAAGTTTATTaataaatctgtgctttttaaGTATCACTTTTATAGCTAAAGAGGACATGATGTGACAAACAGAGGCATCTCCTCTTTCTCAGGATATAAGTGCCACCCAAGTGCAGAGTTGTGGAGGTATGGTAATACCAGGTGTGTTGCTTTCTGTAAAGCAACAGATACATTTATTTAGAAGCATTGTTTTACAGAGCTCGCTTGTTTGACtagcttaaaatatttaagtactTGCAGAAGCCTTATCCTCTTTCTATCAGCTGTAGCACCGTAAGCCCCAAGACTCAAGAGCTTTGGAGAACTCCAGAATAGTCCAGGCTGTTTTTGTGGTTTCTAGGGTTCTTCTAGTTAAAGGTGGATCAGAAGTTTTGGTAGCTAAAGGCTACTTACAGATTCATGAGTTCTGAAAGTTGTTCGGGGCtgctttgttgtgttttaaaaacactcCTGCAGTGATACCCTTTCCCTTACCTCCAAAATAatagaactgaaaaagaaagagatacaGTGATAAATCAAGTTACTCTTGGAGATGGGAACTTTGCCCCTGTATAAGATGGGAAATGCATAAGATCCTTTCCTGAAAAGCATGATTCCAGGAGGATTAATGTGTCCTGATAATCTGGAGATAGTTATCTAGCCTTAGAGTTCTGACAACAGGTCcattgctttgcattttcaacTTTTCTGAAGCTACTATGTACAGGGGTGATAATTCTCAGCACAGATGTTGATACTATCACAAACacacatttagaaaaatctCTAAATGCTTATCAGGTTCAACAGCCTCCAAAAAATGGAGATTGAACAGGAGAGTGTACCTGTTCCGTTTTGATTTGAGATGGTAGTTGTTACAGCCTACCTACTGAAGATGTCAGTTGGTATAGCCATCTTTGGCCGATCAGGACCTTGTTCCCATGGGTAATCAGCAAGTCAATACATAGGAATCTTTTTACGTCCATGTGGTTCTCTCACTTGTTTATATGTGCAACATTTTCAGTTACAGTTGAGGTACAGTAAAGACAGTCATGAGTCTCTTTTAGGTACCTCTCAATTTACAGCCATGTAGGTCCAGGGCAGTACTAGGGAAAGCATGCCTTACAGGAAGAAGGTGTTTGATACCAGCATCCATCTGCTGGCTCATTTTATTGATGCAAAATCTAATGTCTGTAGGTGTAAGAGGTCTGGAACTTCCCTgtatgaaatttatttctgaagaaatttcaGAGTCCAGTTATACAAATAATTACTGTGTGTGCATGACAGATGATCTTTGGCAAAAGCACATCTTCTAGATTTCTGAATGCCTCTAATTCAAATGGTTGTGTAGCTGTGATCAGTGTTCATGATGAAACTGCGCAGCTGTTGAGCTTGATTTCCTAGGAGAAAGCAGTGCACCTATGATGATGAGAAATTTGTAAACAGGTAAGCACCAtctgaaaactgatttctgaCACTCAGAGGATGGTCTTAAGGAGGCACAACACTGAATCAGTACCCTGAAGCACGTTACATGCTCTGATTGAGAAACTACTTAAGTAATTTCCCTTGCCTGAGAGACCGAACTAACCTGAGCAAATAACTCCGGAATGGAGAACCAGCATGTACTACTTCTAGTTCCAGGAGGATTAGAATccagatttctttaaagattGGGAAGGGGACGATGTTTTtggacttaaaaaaattatctgcattGTTTGGGAAAGAGAAGTTGTAAGctaaatgaacttttaaaaagcttttctttctgtgactGTAGAACATGAAATCAAAttatctgtttctctgtttcagcACTCAGCATCTTCAGAAAGCATGGCACAAGTTTTTTGCTCCTTTAGTATCTGGTATTACATCACACTTAATTATTCTGGTATCAATTCACAATTGCTACATGTAGATTTACAAATATAATGGAGAACATTATTTCAGTTATAGCTAGAAAATTCCCAGGTTTatgctttttaactttttttgttccAGTAGAAcaacttttctctctttttccattaTAGGTagctgaaggaaaattaaatgatCACTTTCCATTGGTGGTGTGGCAGACTGGGTCTGGAACTCAAACCAATATGAATGTCAATGAAGTCATCAGCAACAGAGCCATTGAGATAATGGGGGGTAAACTGGGGAGCAAAACCCCAGTACATCCAAATGATCATGTTAACAAAAGCCAGGTCCTTATACTTGTATTATACTTCTTTTAAtgtcaaaagcttttttttaattgtcaatTTTGAATTCTCTTGTTatttatagatttttaaaaaagaagttttgtgTACAGCTTTGTCAACaattttccaagtttttcagtttaaatgaactttaaaatgtttgtcaGTGACAGTATGACGTTTTAGATTAAAAACTTTGAACTCACTCATGACAGATAAATTCACACATAATGTAGTGGCCAGAGGTGCCTTGTGACAACCACTTCTAGTCTTGAAAGAAGTTAAATATGGATCCAGTTTCTCAAAGTTGGGTACTTGTGACTGTTAATCTCCATAATAGTTGTATAAAGCACATAGAAAGAATGATAAAAATGGCTGAAGTCCTGTAATTAGtaaatgaaataactttttttttttttccttcttcttcccaggGACCATGGTAGACATTTTTAGTGTATTTCACTCTTGATACTTCAGATTAGCTGAAGTTTTAAGCTACTGACTTGCTTATATCACTTCCTGGTCTTTTGTGCCTACTCAATATCCTGTGAGCTATGAGTTTAACATTATCAAAGCAACATGTAATAGATGTTCTAGTCACCTACAATTCCTTTAAAACCATTCATCCATTTGTTCCTCTTCTCTCATAACTACTACAGTGAttctttttctgggttttttttgtcccaaTGTTGTTTTGAACAATCTACTCAATTTAGCTTTCTGTGGGCATAATCATTAAAAGTTGATTTTATTAATAAGGTGCTGGACTGGAATTTGAAAGATTTGGTTATTTCTGCAGATTGACTTGTGGAACACTCCTAAATTGCTTACTCTTAGTTTAGTTTCTTCTTGTTTGTAAAGTAAAGAGAATAAACCTGTACACATACATCTTACAACAATAATGGTGAGAAAAGCttgtaaatacatttcttgAATTTCCTTCACAGAGTTCAAATGACACTTTCCCAACAGCAATGCATAttgctgctgcccaggaggTTAATGAGGTATTGTTACCTGGACTAAAGAAGCTACAGAATGCTCTTGAAGGAAAATCCAAAGAGTTTTCCCAAATCATAAAAATAGGACGCACTCATACACAAGATGCTGTTCCACTTACGCTTGGACAggtaaaaaccccaaattatGCATTTGTTTGGAAAATTCTTGTAAATGCATAGGAGGAAACCCAGATAAATTTGAGGACACCTACATTAAGTTGATTGTTTAAGAGAAATTATAGGAAATTAGCTAATTCTCAGTCTgagtattttcatctttattgGAGTTCGTTGGATGCTGTACTCTAATAACTGCATCACagattttcttgatttttttcatatgtgttATACTTATAACAGTAGTaagatataaataatttttaaattttcttccattaCCAAATAACACAACATGGTATTTCTGTTACACTGACATTGCAAGGAAGAAGATAGTTTGTAATCTGTAAACTTATATGAACAAGGTTTTGCCAACACATAAACCTACTATTTGGAATGAAAATCTTTGATACGtgacttatttttatatatatatatgtattacaAAGATAGCAAATCTTTGTTATCATAAACTGAATTGATAAAAATCCATGTAAGGTTTGTGGATTTTTTCCAAGAATGTAcgggtggggttttttagtgaCTAGAAGTAAGGTAACAAAGCCCAAGATCCATTTCTCTGTTTGTACCTTGAGAACATTAGTTTAGTCCGAGAGGTGATTTACCGTGGATTCAGATCTTACTTAAGTACACAACTGAGATAAAAGGCAAGAGAAGGATGGGTCGTgtatacatttttatgtatgCAGATTGGTTTTATGTGTAATTGTTTCTGGTGTGAGAGCAGTCTTCTAATATATGTAAACTTTCCCTCTTAATGAGAACATGCTATGTTTTAGCATCTGGGTGAAGTTCAATGCCTTcatgattttaaagaaattagtCTAAtcttgttaaaaatgtaaatgtttgttCTTGATCGTTGTTGTtgcttccccctctcctttctttcaaaggaaTTTAGTGGCTATGTGCAACAAATTAAATATGGCGTGGCTAGGATTGAGTCAACCATGCCAAGAGTGTatcagctggcagctggtgggaCTGCAGTTGGTACGGGATTGAACACAAGAATTGGCTTTGCTGAGAAAGTTGCTGCTAAAGTGGCAGAGCTGACAGGTGAGGAATGATATTGAAATGAGTTATCAATAAAGCAGTATATGTAACATACAGTCAAATTAAAACTAAATCTTTCAGTTTCCATACTTGTCATAAGCTCAgattgtatttatattttaacatgaaatttTCTGTTAATGCTGTATGTTACATGCCTTATACTTCTaatgtaatgtatttttataattatacTCAGTGCATTGAAAGTGACTGCAATTACCATGTTTTTCTGAGCAAGGCTTATTGGAGACGGATACAGTTTCAGGCTTCTGTTATTAGCTCAGCTGTAATGCTTCTGTCTTGATCTTTGCTCCTCTGGCTCTTAATCACTAACCTGgcacaaaagaaggaaaaacaccccccccaaagTGTTTTTTCATGTGAAGGAGTAAAAGTTAGCTGTCTGATTTTTTTGGTGCTGTCATTATAGATCCTAAAGCTTAATTTACAGAGCCATTGAGTTTTTGGATCTGTAAACCAGATCTTCTGTGTCACAGtatcaggttttaaaatacCCTCAAATAAATGTGTACATCTGTCAAATTTGCTGTAAAATCTGAAACTGCTTAtcaacagtatttttgttttattgcatcTGTTATTCACTGCCTTGTAGAGGGTCAAGACTTTCTTGTACCCAGAGAGGGAAGAAGTAACTTGTCATAAACAACTGCTGAGAAGCAGTACAGGGCTTGTTTTGGTGCTTGAAGAAGCCATCGGTGGTGTCAGGGAGCTCTCCCATCTTAATGCTTGTTAGGTGTACTATATGGACAGGTTGTACAAATTTAAAACAAGTAGGGCAGGCTCTTGGAAGTTCCACATGTTCTTATAGGGGAAGTTTGGAATGAACTCTGCATCTGAGAAAGCAGCTATGCAATTCAGAAGCCCATGCAAACTGGGTAGGATTTGGTATTTGGTGGGAACTGGAAAACACAAGGAATAATGGTGGTTATGCTGCTCTTTGAACTGGTAATGTAAACTCAGACCAGTAGTTTTGCAGGGCAGAAGTTCAGCTCACATTTGGTCCTTAGTCATGTCCTTTACCACTAATAACATACTGCTGAGAGTTTTCTTTTAGGGCAAAGCtctgaagaaaagttttttcaTTACGGACCCTAGCCTTAAATCTCAGGCATTTAATTAATGTAAACAGAGCTGTTACTTCCATTGCTCCTGTGCCCTTGGTGTTGGCAGCAGTTTCAAGCATCCTCCTAACTCTGAATCAGCTTTCAGATGTTCTGTCTGGTTTGCGGTTCTCTCCCAGTGCTGATAACAATGTGgctgcatcttttcttctttaattagCTAATTCCATCGtgattactttttatttctcctaATGTCTGCACTGTACTGCAAAACCCTCTATTTTCATAACTGAAAGAAGGCATCACAGCAATTGATAATCTAAGGAATCTTAACAATTTAATGTAAGAAATACGTAAGTTTGGGCTAAGCTGTAGGAGATCATTGACATTCACGAAATATTGTGGTGCAAAAGCAGTAATTAGTATGCAACACAGTATGAAAGCTTGAAATGTGTACCTTTGTTATGGGTAAATGCTcaaatttcatgtttcttctgtgttttagtGACTTCTATTGTGTCTTGAATTTAATCtgtttaagaaatacatttgtgaGAAAAGGTCTAGAGAAGAGAGGGGATCTTCATATTACtaggtgttggggtttttttattgagCTAATTATGTGTTTGATTGTCTGTTTTATGTCTGCAAGGAAGTGCCTCACTGGTTTAATATTTCACCCACCTCCCTGTAGGTTTGCCTTTTGTCACTGCTCCAAATAAGTTTGAAGCTCTTGCTGCTCATGATGCTCTAGTTGAACTCAGTGGAGCTATGAACACAGTGGCATGTAGCCTGATGAAAATAGCTAATGATATTCGTTTCCTGGGTTCTGGGCCACGGTCTGGACTAGGAGAACTCATTCTGCCTGAAAATGAACCAGGAAGCAGCATCATGCCAGGTACAGAGAAAACATACAGCAAGAAAttgcctgtttcttttgtttcagacCGCTAATTCTTAACAGATACTTgccaaacaccaccacaaatgTCAGTAAGTCCATGATTCAACACTTCTGTCAGTTTTTATGTTCTGCCACTTTTTGCCAAACTTGGTGgccataaaaatactttcttgtaCAGCTGTGTTGGCAAATAATGTGGGGGAGAGTAGAATCTGTAAATGTATGACTTATTAATGAAGTATACTTCTCAAAACTTTCTTTTAGAATTGCAAGACCTCTAAAATTTTTAGGTAAAGGCTTTTCTGAAACAAGCTGTAAATGATCTAATCTATGACATTGTAGCAATATCATGATGTAAATTGACTTCTGTCTTTACTTCCTAGCATGGTTAGTGTTACGTACTcacattttcccttctgcaaTGATCCTATTGCTATTGTATGGGAGGATACGAAAGGAAGGAATAATATTAGTAATATTCCTTGCCTCTCTCCTAAaaatttatgtatatattaatGGTGTACATCCAAAAATATTCTAGGCATGTTCTTCCTGTATGATaaattgtaaaagaaacagGCCGTGAGCatatggctttaaaaaaagcagataattAATGTTAATAGGATTATTTCTAGGAATGAAATTAACCATGAAACTTCCTTtctaatacctttttttccctagcaaaGTAAGCATAGTGTACTAATTTTATTACAAGTAAATCTTAACAAATTTGgtcaactttttaaaagtactaCTAGATTTGGTAATGATTTACCAGAAATGCCTACTTGCATGAGTAAAGACAGGTTATAATCTCCTGACTATTAAAAACAGTGGTAATTAACAGCTGTTTGGCTCACGCACATTTGATCCAGCTCTCAAAGGCTTGGTAGATTGCTGAAGCAGCCatagctgttttaaaaatcctagCTGAATTACTGGACTAGTACAGTCAATATcatttatgaaaattattttttttgtgttgcaCAGATGCAGGTAAGACATGTTACCTCCTACAAAACATCTTCTGTTGGATATAATTTGGTAGATGAAATTAGTGatttttggttggtgttttttgggtttggggtggtgtggattttttttttccttcctcttccttcttcggtaacctttttcccttccttctgcaaCCAGGGAAAGTGAACCCTACCCAGTGTGAAGCTGTAACCATGGTGGCAGCCCAAGTTATGGGAAACCATGTTGCGGTTACTGTAGGAGGTAGCAATGGACATTTTGAACTGAATGTATTTAAACCCATGATGGTAAGTTCATAAAGTTTTGAATATTTAGGACTTTTTAGATTGTTGTTTGTACAATCAGTTAACTCATTGGAAGAATACTCAGTGAATATTTGCTCAATACAAGCACTAGAGAAGCTAATAAATTGTAAGAactaattttattcttttgtatgTTAAGTGCTTGTTATTTTGACAGGGAAATGGCAATCTTTTTTACGTGAAACTATCTTATGTAGAAAAGCTTTTATCTTAACGGTGTATGCTTATCATCAGTCTAAggaagcagggagagaggaaCAACTGAGGCAAAATATTGTCAATGTCAAAGCAAATTTGGCATTTTAGctaaaaataagatattttttttctttagcagctATCTGTTACTAATTTCTGTTACTGCTGAATACCAAAGGTTTGCATGCTTTTGGCAAGTGAGTCATGCAAAATTGCAAATGATTAGTCATAGacttcagttttttaaattttagctCCCTTTGACAGTGTGAGCAGGATACACCGAGATAGATACAGCTGCTTCTGTCTATTTAATCAAAAAAGTCAAATGGAGTGTTATAAATCACCTTGTACTGAAATTTGGATGTTTGACACCAAGTCgtaattctcattttcttctttgggctgtctactttttatttttccccataaaaccaagaaggaaaaaaagaggaaaagaatattaACAACAGCATCAAATCAGAAGATGGAGAACCGTGTGTAAGATGTTGAAGGAATAGCATAGAGGTTAGGGCAGGAATGATAGTTTAAGAAGAATTGAGGTGACTCGCAGAAAAGATCCTAATACTAatagaaattaaaggaaagtTTTTGAGTTTTTGTTGTCTTGTTAGAAATAAGAAGCACAAAGGAAGCAGCATGTAATATGCTGTTTTTCTGCACAGCCTATACTGACTGATACTGCTTTTTATTATGCTAGTTAGAAATGACTGAACGAACACTGaaattttacaataaaatctgtgtttgtCTCTTCCTTACTGTGTCTGCTTTGgtaatgtatttttcctgtggATTTGAACATATTTcttctaagaagaaaaagttttgaagAGGGGAAAACCCCCAGTAATCCTATTGAACAGCCAGGCGATGTACCTAGCAGAAGATAAATTTGATAGAAACAGACACCTCTCCAAATAAGAGAGTGGCATGTTATGGATTGTCGAAGTACATGACTAATGCCAGAcattattgtattttatatttttagatGTCTTCTCTTGATTGGTACCTGAGGGGGAAAATGACAATGAATCAGATGCCTCCATGTATTTTTTACTTGGTTATTTGTGAATTATTACAACAAAATTATTATGCATACTTTGGTTGTCTTTATGCAAGAGTTCTGCTGTTGAATGCTTCTCACAAATTCCATTAAATAGGAGTGGCTGAGCTTACCTTGCAAAAGGAGGAGGGTGTACTATTTACTGTActccttttctgcaaattttctgtaatttctgcaAATACACTGTTAAAGAAGTGGATATTGCAGGGGGTGCACTGGTTATGAACAACGGTGCCAGACTGTGCAGCTATTAATATCTGAATGTAGTAGTTGGTATttcgtttcttttttttgttagattAAAAACGTTTTAAACTCTGCAAGACTTCTTGGagatgtttgtgtttctttcacTGACAACTGTGTGGTTGGAATCCAAGCCAATACAGACAGGATTAACAAACTAATGAGTGAATCGCTGATGTTGGTAACAGCACTGAACCCGCATATAGGTAGGTTTAAGGCTCAGAAATTTCTCAAAACAGtataccaaaatattttgtgctaaTGTTGTTTTGCATACATTATTCATGTTGTCACAGTGTTTAGGAAACCAAGTCATGGCTCAGGCCAAAAGTTAATTTACTTTAACATAAATAACTGCCTTTGCTGTTGAAAAAGATGTGTCCTCCTTGCCATGGCCATACCGGTGCATTATAAAAGTAATGCTGACTGGAGTAGAAAAAAGGAGATGGGGCGAATTTGTGTACCTGTCATCCTGATTTGACTGCcaataataatgaaaagtgAAAGACTGTAACATGAGattctatttttaaaggagaaggTCATATAAAACTTTGATCTAAATCCATGAAGACCAGAATAACATAATTGGGAGTTGGTGTAAATACTTTGTGCACATTTACTGCAAACTGAGTTAAGTGGTTACAGCAGTATCTAGCAAATTAATTCTCCAAAGGCAAAGTGTCCCATTTTTTCCTCACCTCTGAGAAACCGTCTGAAACTGCAAATGGCTCTCGTTTGCTTATTTTGTTACAGGGTACGATAAAGCAGCCAAGATTGCCAAAACGGCGCACAAAGAAGGGACGACGTTAAAAGAAGCTGCTTTGAAGCTCGGATTCCTTACATCAGACCAGTTTGATCAGTGGGTGAAGCCCAAAGATATGTTGGGTCCTCAGTAACTTcggtaaaaaaaataaaagcattcttaacataaaaaataaataaaataaaacaaacagcttATGCTTTTGTTTCACAGGTTTTCATGGTATTGCTTTTTTAACACATCAGATGAACTGATCTGGTGGGGAAGGTTCTacagagatatatttttttattaaaaaaaaaaaccacacaacagaATGTCAGTGCAGATATAActtgaaaggtatttttttagGAGGCGACAGCAGTTCCGGACGGGTGCTGCCCGCCCCGCAGCGTACGCGTAGGTGGCACCCTACGTGCGGAGGGAGGAAACGTCTTCGGCTGCGGCGCAGCTGTCTGTCATGCCGGCCGCCCCACACGGCCAATCACAGCCGCCGCCGTCGGCAGGAGGGCGGGAGTTCCGGGGTGCGCCGCCGTGGGAGCGCTTCCGCCTTCGCGGCTCCGCCctgggggcggggcgggcccgtCGGTGGGTTTCCGGGTCGGCGGGGAGCGCCGCTGCTGTTGCCGGGACCGGGACCGAGGCACCGCCGCCGCCATGAACCGCTTCTTCGGCAAAGCGAAGCCAAAGGCGCCTCCGCCCAGCCTCACCGACTGCATCGGGACGGTCAGTACCCTCCCCGGCGGGCCCTGCCGCCGCCTCGggaggggcagggcagcggCGGGGTGGCCGCAGGGCCGGCAGGGCCAGCCGGGCTGTGGGCGGGCCCGGGGCTGAGGGGTGCCTCGCCGGCCGTGCCTCCGCTGGCGTGCTGCAGGTGAGAGTGTCGGTGGCCCGCCCGTGGGCGGGATGCGGGTGCCCGCACCGGCCCGGAGGCGCGGGGCTTGGAGCCGTGCGTCCGTGTGCGCCCGCGTACCTGAGCGCGGGTGCGTAGCTGTGTGTGGGCACAGTGTGCGTCTGTCTACATAGACACATGCCCGTGCTTTGGTGGAGCGTGTTtgtacatatgtatacatatactTGTGTGTTTTagtgtgcagctgtgcaggagcGTACATGTGCGCTGGTACCGGCATTTGAACGAGTATTTGtttgctgtgcctgggaactCATCCCGT comes from the Falco rusticolus isolate bFalRus1 chromosome 3, bFalRus1.pri, whole genome shotgun sequence genome and includes:
- the FH gene encoding fumarate hydratase, mitochondrial isoform X1 gives rise to the protein MHRSLRACRRLGCSAGLLARPPPPRAAAARWAPPPRAAMSTQEAFRIEYDTFGELKVPSDKYYGAQTVRSTMNFKIGGVSERMPVQVIRAFGILKRAAAEVNQDYGLDPKIANAIIKAANEVAEGKLNDHFPLVVWQTGSGTQTNMNVNEVISNRAIEIMGGKLGSKTPVHPNDHVNKSQSSNDTFPTAMHIAAAQEVNEVLLPGLKKLQNALEGKSKEFSQIIKIGRTHTQDAVPLTLGQEFSGYVQQIKYGVARIESTMPRVYQLAAGGTAVGTGLNTRIGFAEKVAAKVAELTGLPFVTAPNKFEALAAHDALVELSGAMNTVACSLMKIANDIRFLGSGPRSGLGELILPENEPGSSIMPGKVNPTQCEAVTMVAAQVMGNHVAVTVGGSNGHFELNVFKPMMIKNVLNSARLLGDVCVSFTDNCVVGIQANTDRINKLMSESLMLVTALNPHIGYDKAAKIAKTAHKEGTTLKEAALKLGFLTSDQFDQWVKPKDMLGPQ
- the FH gene encoding fumarate hydratase, mitochondrial isoform X2, with protein sequence MNFKIGGVSERMPVQVIRAFGILKRAAAEVNQDYGLDPKIANAIIKAANEVAEGKLNDHFPLVVWQTGSGTQTNMNVNEVISNRAIEIMGGKLGSKTPVHPNDHVNKSQSSNDTFPTAMHIAAAQEVNEVLLPGLKKLQNALEGKSKEFSQIIKIGRTHTQDAVPLTLGQEFSGYVQQIKYGVARIESTMPRVYQLAAGGTAVGTGLNTRIGFAEKVAAKVAELTGLPFVTAPNKFEALAAHDALVELSGAMNTVACSLMKIANDIRFLGSGPRSGLGELILPENEPGSSIMPGKVNPTQCEAVTMVAAQVMGNHVAVTVGGSNGHFELNVFKPMMIKNVLNSARLLGDVCVSFTDNCVVGIQANTDRINKLMSESLMLVTALNPHIGYDKAAKIAKTAHKEGTTLKEAALKLGFLTSDQFDQWVKPKDMLGPQ